In Denitratisoma sp. DHT3, one DNA window encodes the following:
- a CDS encoding flavin reductase family protein gives MPKKRFPLAKVYGLLEPGPVLLLTTAKGAQSNAMVLSWHTMLEFEPPLVGCVVSSRNHSYALLRATKECVLNIPSLEIARQVVGCGNSTGARLDKFGKFGLTRRAATRVSAPLIDECFASLECRVVDTGMVRKYSFFVLEVVAAWVDAQVRNPRTLHHRGYGRFMVAGETVKLPSRMR, from the coding sequence ATGCCCAAGAAGCGTTTTCCGCTCGCCAAGGTGTATGGCTTGCTGGAGCCGGGCCCCGTGCTGTTGTTGACCACGGCCAAAGGCGCTCAGTCCAATGCGATGGTGCTGTCCTGGCATACGATGCTGGAGTTCGAGCCGCCGCTGGTCGGCTGCGTCGTCAGCAGCCGCAACCATTCCTACGCGCTGCTGCGCGCAACCAAGGAATGCGTGCTGAACATCCCGTCGCTGGAGATCGCGCGCCAGGTGGTGGGGTGCGGCAACTCGACGGGAGCCAGGCTCGACAAGTTCGGCAAATTCGGCCTGACGCGGCGGGCGGCGACGCGGGTGTCGGCGCCGCTGATCGACGAGTGCTTCGCCAGCCTCGAATGCCGCGTGGTCGACACCGGCATGGTGCGGAAATACTCGTTCTTCGTGCTCGAGGTGGTTGCGGCCTGGGTGGATGCCCAGGTCAGGAACCCGCGCACGCTTCACCACCGCGGCTACGGCAGGTTCATGGTGGCCGGGGAGACCGTCAAGCTTCCCTCGCGCATGCGCTGA
- a CDS encoding MaoC family dehydratase has protein sequence MSDTIHYQDAEGLKKLISPELGAWSPAVKVTQDMINQFADLSGDRMWLHVDVERCKTQSPFGGRTIAHGFLLLSMLSRFQTLPDVSTIVTGYRHMMNYGSDKLRFLNPVVVDSEIRARSRIKDIEVANGKTKVTAETELAAVGSDKPALIYEMAFVFV, from the coding sequence ATGAGCGACACCATCCACTATCAGGACGCCGAAGGCCTGAAGAAACTGATCTCCCCCGAACTGGGTGCCTGGAGCCCCGCGGTAAAGGTGACCCAGGACATGATCAACCAGTTCGCCGACCTCTCCGGCGACCGCATGTGGCTGCACGTGGACGTGGAGCGCTGCAAGACCCAGAGCCCCTTTGGCGGCAGGACCATCGCCCATGGCTTCCTGCTGCTCTCCATGCTCTCCCGCTTCCAGACCCTGCCGGACGTCTCCACCATCGTCACCGGCTACCGCCACATGATGAACTACGGCTCCGACAAGCTGCGCTTCCTCAACCCCGTGGTGGTGGACAGCGAAATCCGCGCCCGCAGCCGGATCAAGGACATCGAGGTTGCCAACGGCAAGACCAAGGTCACCGCCGAGACCGAGCTGGCCGCCGTGGGCAGCGACAAGCCCGCGCTGATCTACGAGATGGCCTTCGTCTTCGTCTGA
- a CDS encoding MaoC family dehydratase, with the protein MNHAIPKRQIDFRDIAALQALVSEEYSPWSNPFVVTQQLIDDFAALSGDDYWIHTDPEKARAQSPFGTTIAHGALVQVLASRFHIPLDWEIVGFNNMVNYGSDRLRFPSPVPAGSAIHARCRVKAVQAVKAGTQVTLEIAIHVVGQERPSVLNEQVILYM; encoded by the coding sequence ATGAACCACGCAATCCCCAAGCGCCAGATCGACTTCCGCGACATCGCCGCCCTGCAAGCCCTGGTGAGCGAGGAATATTCCCCCTGGAGCAACCCGTTCGTCGTCACCCAGCAACTCATCGACGACTTCGCCGCCCTGAGCGGCGACGACTACTGGATCCACACCGATCCCGAGAAGGCCCGCGCCCAGAGCCCGTTCGGCACCACCATCGCCCACGGCGCGCTGGTGCAGGTGCTGGCCAGTCGCTTCCACATTCCGCTGGACTGGGAGATCGTCGGCTTCAACAACATGGTGAACTACGGCTCCGACAGACTGCGCTTCCCCAGTCCGGTGCCCGCCGGCAGCGCCATCCATGCCCGCTGCCGGGTCAAGGCGGTGCAGGCGGTGAAGGCCGGCACCCAGGTGACCCTGGAAATCGCCATTCACGTCGTCGGCCAGGAGCGGCCGTCGGTGCTGAACGAGCAGGTGATTCTGTACATGTGA
- a CDS encoding EthD domain-containing protein codes for MIKLTFCVRRLPTLSHEEFLRHWREVHAPLVRQHQKALGIVRYVQSAAVPGEVTASLRAFRQAPEPYDGIAEIWLESADALTAMATDPTAAAAHQALYEDERRFVDLARSPLWLAEERVVIGDTAENRSIED; via the coding sequence ATGATCAAACTCACCTTCTGCGTTCGCCGCCTCCCCACGCTCAGCCATGAGGAATTTCTGCGTCATTGGCGCGAGGTGCATGCGCCCCTGGTCCGGCAGCATCAGAAGGCGCTGGGCATCGTGCGTTATGTGCAGAGCGCGGCCGTGCCGGGGGAGGTCACGGCGAGCCTGCGGGCCTTCCGCCAGGCGCCGGAGCCCTATGACGGCATCGCGGAAATCTGGCTGGAAAGCGCCGACGCATTGACGGCGATGGCCACCGATCCAACGGCGGCGGCGGCCCATCAGGCGCTGTACGAGGACGAGCGGCGCTTCGTGGACCTGGCCCGCTCGCCGCTCTGGCTGGCGGAGGAACGGGTGGTGATCGGCGACACTGCGGAAAACCGATCAATCGAGGATTGA
- a CDS encoding acyl-CoA dehydrogenase family protein: MTWDFCTPPEVQAELDWMRQFIDENVIPLELLLEDVTQRQMDAIFAPLKQQVKDRGLWAAHLPPKDGGQGRGQMHLALMHEILGRCDLAPEVFGCQAPDSGNAELIAAGADESQRQKWLYPLMNGEVRSTFALTEFNTSGSDPTGIATSCVRDGDHWVLNGHKWFASNSSVADFLVVMAVTDPQAPPHQRASMVIVPRGTPGLELIRDVGTMAHPRHSDPGDLYVRIGGHTEVKFDNCRVPLENMIGKPGDGFALAQKRLGGGRIHHAMRVIGQCKRAYEMMKERAVSRSTKGKPLGKHQLVQEMIAESYVEIEMARLLVLKAAWTMDRHGPHSLESQKEIAATKFALPNILLKVIDRAIQIHGSLGYSSDMPLEQMYRTGRGLRVADGADEIHKQTVARLELKDVAPKEGHPTEFIPDQKAKALAKFGEFVAKVKAEVK, translated from the coding sequence ATGACCTGGGATTTTTGTACGCCGCCGGAAGTGCAAGCCGAACTGGACTGGATGCGCCAGTTCATCGACGAAAACGTCATCCCGCTGGAATTGCTGCTGGAAGATGTGACCCAGCGGCAAATGGACGCCATCTTCGCCCCGCTCAAGCAGCAGGTGAAGGATCGCGGCCTGTGGGCGGCCCATTTGCCGCCAAAGGACGGCGGACAGGGCCGGGGGCAAATGCATCTGGCCCTGATGCATGAGATATTGGGTCGTTGCGATCTGGCGCCGGAGGTCTTCGGCTGCCAGGCCCCGGATTCGGGCAACGCGGAATTGATTGCCGCCGGCGCCGACGAAAGCCAGCGGCAGAAATGGCTGTATCCGCTCATGAACGGCGAAGTCCGTTCGACGTTCGCGCTCACCGAATTCAACACCTCGGGTTCCGATCCGACCGGCATTGCCACCAGCTGCGTCCGGGACGGCGACCATTGGGTCCTCAATGGCCATAAATGGTTCGCCTCCAATTCTTCGGTGGCCGATTTTCTGGTGGTGATGGCGGTGACCGACCCGCAGGCACCGCCCCATCAGCGCGCCAGCATGGTGATCGTCCCCAGGGGCACGCCGGGGCTGGAATTGATCCGGGATGTCGGCACCATGGCCCATCCCAGGCATAGCGATCCGGGCGACCTGTATGTACGCATCGGGGGCCATACCGAAGTCAAGTTCGACAACTGCCGGGTGCCGCTGGAGAACATGATCGGCAAGCCGGGCGATGGTTTTGCGCTGGCGCAAAAGCGCCTGGGTGGCGGCCGCATCCACCATGCCATGCGGGTGATCGGCCAATGCAAGCGTGCCTATGAAATGATGAAGGAGCGCGCAGTCTCCCGCTCCACCAAAGGCAAGCCGCTGGGCAAGCATCAGTTGGTCCAGGAGATGATCGCCGAGAGTTACGTGGAGATCGAAATGGCGCGCCTGCTGGTGCTGAAGGCGGCCTGGACCATGGATCGTCATGGCCCTCACAGCCTGGAGTCGCAAAAGGAGATCGCCGCCACCAAATTCGCCTTGCCCAACATCCTGTTGAAGGTGATTGACCGGGCCATCCAGATTCACGGGTCGTTGGGCTATTCCAGCGATATGCCCCTGGAGCAGATGTACCGGACCGGCCGCGGCCTGCGGGTCGCCGATGGCGCGGATGAGATCCACAAGCAAACCGTGGCGCGGCTGGAATTGAAGGACGTGGCGCCCAAGGAAGGCCATCCCACCGAATTCATCCCGGACCAGAAGGCCAAGGCGCTGGCGAAGTTCGGCGAGTTCGTGGCCAAGGTAAAGGCTGAAGTGAAATGA
- a CDS encoding PaaI family thioesterase, with protein MSEEDDTFNPFECPAVKAPVNDDWAARREAVEAARAVIGKLVTTTSDAAALRSVAAELLRQAEILGQAPSLHGRLAFENGLHGTSRRLGYELNPMDGKSNPLAPPFNTWFEDGVAHGRAYLDWRYEGPPNTVHGGFVCAIFDQFLGIAQSLTGQPGPTGTLTTRMHRPTPLCTELQLVGRVKEVKGRKNILTGEIWANGIMTASAEGLFVHVSRERFRQLMDGAA; from the coding sequence ATGAGCGAAGAAGACGATACCTTCAACCCCTTTGAGTGCCCGGCCGTGAAGGCCCCGGTGAACGACGACTGGGCCGCTCGCCGCGAGGCGGTGGAAGCGGCCCGCGCGGTGATCGGCAAGCTGGTCACCACCACCAGCGACGCGGCCGCCCTGCGTTCGGTGGCGGCGGAGCTGCTGCGCCAGGCCGAGATCCTGGGCCAGGCCCCGAGTCTGCACGGCCGGCTGGCCTTCGAGAACGGACTGCACGGCACCTCGCGCCGACTGGGCTACGAGCTGAACCCCATGGACGGCAAGAGCAACCCGCTGGCGCCGCCCTTCAACACCTGGTTCGAGGACGGCGTGGCCCATGGCCGCGCCTATCTGGACTGGCGCTACGAAGGCCCGCCCAACACGGTGCATGGCGGTTTCGTCTGCGCGATCTTCGACCAGTTCCTCGGCATCGCCCAGAGCCTGACCGGGCAGCCCGGCCCCACGGGCACGCTCACCACCCGCATGCACCGCCCCACCCCGCTGTGCACCGAGCTGCAACTGGTCGGCCGGGTGAAGGAGGTGAAGGGCCGCAAGAACATCCTCACCGGCGAGATCTGGGCCAACGGCATCATGACCGCCTCCGCCGAGGGGCTGTTCGTGCACGTCAGCCGGGAGCGCTTCCGCCAGCTGATGGACGGCGCTGCCTGA
- a CDS encoding steroid 3-ketoacyl-CoA thiolase yields the protein MPEAVIVEACRTPIGRGKTIVGDLSGMHVTALLGATLRELIRRSGINYADVDMIAGGCVTQAGEQSNNIIRQTWLSMGEGFTTGGFTIDAQCGSAQVANNTISHAIAAGSLDIGIACGVESMSRVPLGSNAYNGPGYFIPEGYPYDFSHNQFINAERIAEMRGITRAQADALGVESQRRAAQAWAEGRFDREVVPVTAPILGEDGKPTGQTKVVSRDQGLRPTTLEGLAGLKTMVEGGIHTAGTSSQVSDGAAAVLWMSADEARRRGLKPRARIISDVVVGTDPYYVLDGPVDATAKILKRSGMTMNDIDLIEINEAFASVVLSWAQVYNADMSKVNVNGGALALGHPVGSTGARLITTALHELERQNKQTALITMCCGASVGTATIIERL from the coding sequence ATGCCTGAAGCCGTCATCGTCGAAGCCTGCCGAACCCCCATTGGCCGGGGCAAGACCATTGTGGGCGACCTCAGTGGAATGCACGTCACCGCCTTGCTGGGAGCGACGCTCCGGGAACTGATCCGTCGCAGCGGGATCAACTACGCCGACGTGGACATGATCGCCGGCGGCTGCGTCACCCAGGCCGGCGAGCAGTCCAACAACATCATCCGCCAAACCTGGCTCTCCATGGGCGAGGGTTTCACCACCGGCGGCTTCACCATCGACGCCCAGTGCGGCTCGGCCCAGGTGGCCAACAACACCATCTCCCACGCCATCGCCGCCGGCTCCCTGGACATCGGCATCGCCTGCGGCGTGGAGTCGATGAGCCGCGTGCCCCTGGGCTCCAACGCCTACAACGGCCCCGGCTACTTCATCCCCGAGGGCTACCCCTACGATTTCTCCCACAACCAGTTCATCAACGCCGAGCGCATCGCCGAGATGCGCGGCATCACCCGCGCCCAGGCCGACGCCCTGGGCGTCGAGTCCCAGCGCCGCGCTGCCCAGGCCTGGGCCGAGGGCCGCTTCGACCGCGAAGTGGTGCCGGTCACCGCCCCGATCCTGGGCGAGGACGGCAAGCCCACCGGCCAGACCAAGGTGGTGAGCCGCGACCAGGGCCTGCGCCCCACCACCCTGGAGGGCCTGGCCGGCCTGAAGACCATGGTGGAAGGCGGCATCCACACCGCCGGCACCAGCTCCCAGGTCTCCGACGGCGCCGCCGCCGTGCTCTGGATGAGCGCCGATGAAGCCAGGCGCCGCGGCCTCAAGCCCCGCGCCCGCATCATCAGCGACGTGGTGGTGGGCACCGACCCCTACTACGTGCTGGACGGCCCCGTGGACGCCACCGCCAAGATCCTGAAGCGCAGCGGCATGACCATGAACGACATCGACCTGATCGAGATCAACGAGGCCTTCGCCTCCGTGGTGCTCTCCTGGGCCCAGGTGTACAACGCCGACATGAGCAAGGTGAACGTCAATGGCGGCGCCCTGGCCCTGGGCCACCCCGTCGGTTCCACCGGCGCCCGCCTGATCACCACGGCGCTCCACGAACTGGAGCGTCAGAACAAGCAGACCGCGCTGATCACCATGTGCTGCGGCGCCTCCGTGGGCACCGCCACCATCATCGAGCGCCTGTAA
- a CDS encoding TetR/AcrR family transcriptional regulator, which yields MNRTLAIIGDAPKTSLPGRAGKPVMGLREHKKRQVWETVLSVSVKLFESQGFANTSMDQIAAASMISRTTLFNYFPSKDSIVLELAKPFEDIYPGILRDLCAKPGTTAQRIERAFAAAADHFTKYRAVNSVIYLELTRIRSTDTQANNAAIKKYRDAVISLLQFGVEQGDVRTDIDPGIMADLILAPLLMGLYRMFGGTEDFDIKANFNHYAQLLTDAVVIRQAPETPSL from the coding sequence GTGAACCGCACCCTCGCGATCATTGGCGATGCTCCAAAGACATCACTGCCGGGCCGGGCCGGGAAGCCGGTCATGGGCCTGCGTGAACACAAGAAGCGGCAGGTTTGGGAGACGGTGCTGTCCGTCAGCGTCAAGTTGTTCGAATCCCAGGGGTTCGCCAACACGAGCATGGATCAGATCGCCGCCGCTTCGATGATCTCGCGCACCACCCTCTTCAATTACTTTCCCAGCAAGGATTCCATCGTACTGGAGCTGGCCAAGCCCTTCGAGGACATCTATCCAGGCATATTGCGCGACCTCTGCGCCAAACCTGGCACGACTGCGCAGCGCATCGAGAGAGCATTCGCGGCAGCGGCGGATCACTTCACCAAATACCGCGCCGTCAACTCGGTGATCTATCTCGAACTGACCCGGATTCGCAGCACCGATACGCAGGCGAACAACGCCGCCATCAAGAAATATCGCGACGCGGTCATCTCCCTGCTGCAGTTCGGAGTGGAACAAGGCGATGTGCGCACCGACATCGATCCCGGAATCATGGCCGACCTGATTCTGGCACCCCTGTTGATGGGGCTGTATCGCATGTTTGGAGGCACCGAAGACTTCGACATCAAGGCCAACTTCAACCACTATGCCCAATTGCTGACGGATGCGGTCGTGATTCGCCAAGCGCCGGAAACACCATCTTTGTGA
- a CDS encoding phosphotransferase family protein yields MSEIKGINLPPVTDWLAANLDGLPAPYRFDLVAAGGSNLTYIVTAGNGKRFVLRRPPVRARIATAHDMRREYDIMSALGDSSVPVPAMLAYCDDAAVNGVDFYCMEMVDGLILRDLAAVEGMSAGECLRATESLIDAQIAFHQIDLEAVGLAGLARHDGYLERQLARWKKQVEAAKSRDVPLIDSLHETLSKNIPTTTVRPGLAHGDYRFDNIILNDGYRVAAVLDWELCTIGDPIADFVWSLNYWAEPGDRLFWLQDPPTRNPLFPHRDFVIDLYQARSGHTVNDLDWYTAFSWWKQACIVEGVYNRMKQGASGGMKVEAIDLVGQRVIDYLQHAQSLL; encoded by the coding sequence ATGAGCGAGATCAAGGGCATCAATCTGCCTCCCGTCACCGACTGGCTGGCGGCGAACCTCGATGGACTTCCCGCCCCCTATCGGTTCGACCTGGTGGCGGCCGGCGGCTCCAACCTGACGTACATCGTCACCGCCGGCAACGGAAAACGCTTCGTCCTGCGCCGGCCGCCGGTGCGCGCCCGCATCGCGACCGCCCATGACATGCGGCGCGAATACGACATCATGAGCGCCCTCGGCGACTCGTCCGTGCCGGTGCCCGCCATGCTGGCCTATTGCGACGACGCGGCCGTGAACGGGGTCGACTTTTACTGCATGGAAATGGTCGATGGCCTGATCCTCCGCGACCTGGCAGCGGTCGAGGGCATGAGCGCGGGGGAGTGCCTGCGCGCGACTGAATCCCTGATCGATGCCCAGATCGCCTTCCACCAGATCGATCTGGAAGCCGTCGGCCTGGCGGGCCTGGCCCGCCACGACGGCTATCTCGAACGCCAGTTGGCGCGCTGGAAGAAACAGGTGGAGGCGGCCAAGAGCCGCGATGTCCCACTCATCGACAGCCTCCATGAGACCCTGTCCAAGAATATCCCGACCACCACGGTCAGACCGGGACTGGCACACGGCGACTACCGTTTCGACAACATCATACTGAACGACGGCTATCGGGTGGCGGCCGTGCTGGATTGGGAACTGTGCACCATCGGTGATCCCATCGCCGATTTCGTCTGGTCGCTCAACTATTGGGCCGAACCTGGCGACCGGTTGTTCTGGCTCCAGGATCCGCCGACCAGAAACCCATTGTTTCCGCACCGTGATTTCGTCATCGACCTTTACCAGGCGCGTTCCGGCCATACCGTGAACGATCTGGACTGGTACACCGCCTTCAGTTGGTGGAAGCAGGCCTGCATCGTGGAAGGCGTCTACAACCGCATGAAGCAAGGCGCTTCCGGCGGGATGAAAGTGGAGGCGATCGACCTCGTGGGGCAACGGGTGATCGATTACCTGCAGCACGCCCAGTCACTGCTCTGA